Part of the Aureitalea marina genome, GTGGATGGCTTAGTTCTGGCATTGGATGCTGTGCGTGATCCCGGCAACCTGGGGACCCTCATCCGCCTGGCCGATTGGTATGGGATTTCATCTATTGTTTGCAGTGAAGACACGGCAGATTGCTTCAATCCCAAAGTAGTCCAGGCCACCATGGGTTCTATCGCCCGGGTCAGACTACATTATCTGAATTTGCGAGAGTTTCTCAATCATTGTCCAAATCCGGTATACGGTGGTTATATGGATAGCGATTCGGTTTACTCGACAACCTTATCGGAAAATGCTGTACTGGTTTTGGGAAATGAAGGTCAGGGCATTTCAGACGAAGTGAGTCAAGTCATCGATCACCGAATTAGTATTCCCCGGTTTGGTGAGAACGGAACAACC contains:
- a CDS encoding RNA methyltransferase, encoding MLSKAQIKLITGLHQKKYRNKTGLFLAEGPKVVRELLNSGLQLHSLLTTDDISKWPNGTLQVSDTELKKLSALKNPGTTLGIFYIPDPVEARVDGLVLALDAVRDPGNLGTLIRLADWYGISSIVCSEDTADCFNPKVVQATMGSIARVRLHYLNLREFLNHCPNPVYGGYMDSDSVYSTTLSENAVLVLGNEGQGISDEVSQVIDHRISIPRFGENGTTESLNVATAGAILINEFRRPTGR